One window of Leopardus geoffroyi isolate Oge1 chromosome B3, O.geoffroyi_Oge1_pat1.0, whole genome shotgun sequence genomic DNA carries:
- the BMP4 gene encoding bone morphogenetic protein 4 isoform X1 yields MHEGRGGGREGRRAEPCPEARSHSVVPSRATHCRSSSEPFQQVCSRLAVKNHGLLLYALFSVILLGGSSHASLIPETGKKKVAEIQGHAGGRRSGQSHELLRDFEATLLQMFGLRRRPQPSKSAVIPDYMRDLYRLQSGEEEEEEQTHSVGLEYPERPASRANTVRSFHHEEHLENIPGTSENSAFRFLFNLSSIPENEVVSSAELRLFREQVNQGPDWEQGFHRINIYEVMKPPAEVVPGHLITRLLDTRLVHHNVTRWETFDVSPAVLRWTREKQPNYGLAIEVTHLHQTRTHQGQHVRISRSLPQGSGDWAQLRPLLVTFGHDGRGHALTRRQRAKRSPKHHPQRARKKNKNCRRHSLYVDFSDVGWNDWIVAPPGYQAFYCHGDCPFPLADHLNSTNHAIVQTLVNSVNSSIPKACCVPTELSAISMLYLDEYDKVVLKNYQEMVVEGCGCR; encoded by the exons GAGCCATTCCGTAGTGCCATCCAGAGCAACGCACTGCCGCAGCTCCTCTGAGCCTTTCCAGCAAGTTTGTTCAAGATTGGCTGTCAAGAATCATGGACTGTTATTATATGCCTTGTTTTCTGTCA TCCTGCTAGGAGGCTCGAGCCATGCTAGTTTGATACCTGAGACGGGGAAGAAAAAAGTCGCCGAGATTCAGGGCCACGCGGGAGGACGCCGCTCAGGGCAGAGCCATGAGCTCCTGCGGGACTTCGAGGCTACACTTCTGCAGATGTTCGGGCTGCGCCGCCGGCCGCAGCCTAGCAAGAGCGCCGTCATCCCAGATTACATGCGGGATCTTTACCGGCTCCagtctggggaggaggaggaggaagagcagacCCACAGCGTCGGGCTGGAGTACCCTGAGCGCCCCGCCAGTAGGGCCAACACCGTGAGAAGCTTCCACCACGAAG AACATTTGGAGAACATCCCAGGGACCAGCGAAAACTCTGCTTTTCGTTTCCTCTTTAACCTCAGCAGCATCCCAGAGAACGAGGTGGTCTCTTCCGCAGAGCTTCGACTCTTCCGGGAGCAGGTGAACCAGGGCCCCGATTGGGAGCAGGGCTTTCACCGAATAAACATTTATGAGGTTATGAAGCCCCCGGCAGAAGTGGTGCCTGGGCACCTCATCACACGACTACTGGACACGAGACTGGTCCACCACAACGTGACACGGTGGGAAACTTTTGATGTGAGCCCTGCGGTCCTTCGCTGGACCCGGGAGAAGCAGCCGAACTATGGGCTGGCCATTGAGGTGACTCACCTCCATCAGACACGGACCCACCAGGGCCAGCATGTCAGGATTAGCCGATCGTTACCTCAAGGGAGTGGGGATTGGGCCCAGCTCCGGCCCCTCCTGGTCACTTTTGGCCATGATGGCCGAGGACACGCCTTGACCCGACGCCAGAGGGCCAAACGTAGCCCCAAGCATCACCCACAGCGGGCCCGGAAGAAGAATAAGAACTGTCGTCGCCACTCGCTCTACGTGGACTTCAGCGATGTGGGCTGGAACGATTGGATTGTGGCCCCACCAGGCTACCAGGCCTTCTACTGCCACGGGGACTGCCCCTTTCCACTGGCCGACCACCTCAATTCCACCAACCATGCCATTGTGCAGACTCTGGTCAACTCTGTCAACTCCAGTATCCCCAAAGCCTGTTGTGTTCCCACTGAATTGAGCGCCATCTCCATGCTGTACCTGGATGAGTATGACAAGGTGGTACTGAAAAATTATCAAGAGATGGTAGTAGAGGGATGTGGGTGCCGCTGA
- the BMP4 gene encoding bone morphogenetic protein 4 isoform X2: protein MIPGNRMLMVVLLCQVLLGGSSHASLIPETGKKKVAEIQGHAGGRRSGQSHELLRDFEATLLQMFGLRRRPQPSKSAVIPDYMRDLYRLQSGEEEEEEQTHSVGLEYPERPASRANTVRSFHHEEHLENIPGTSENSAFRFLFNLSSIPENEVVSSAELRLFREQVNQGPDWEQGFHRINIYEVMKPPAEVVPGHLITRLLDTRLVHHNVTRWETFDVSPAVLRWTREKQPNYGLAIEVTHLHQTRTHQGQHVRISRSLPQGSGDWAQLRPLLVTFGHDGRGHALTRRQRAKRSPKHHPQRARKKNKNCRRHSLYVDFSDVGWNDWIVAPPGYQAFYCHGDCPFPLADHLNSTNHAIVQTLVNSVNSSIPKACCVPTELSAISMLYLDEYDKVVLKNYQEMVVEGCGCR from the exons ATGATTCCTGGTAACCGAATGCTGATGGTCGTTTTATTATGCCAAGTCCTGCTAGGAGGCTCGAGCCATGCTAGTTTGATACCTGAGACGGGGAAGAAAAAAGTCGCCGAGATTCAGGGCCACGCGGGAGGACGCCGCTCAGGGCAGAGCCATGAGCTCCTGCGGGACTTCGAGGCTACACTTCTGCAGATGTTCGGGCTGCGCCGCCGGCCGCAGCCTAGCAAGAGCGCCGTCATCCCAGATTACATGCGGGATCTTTACCGGCTCCagtctggggaggaggaggaggaagagcagacCCACAGCGTCGGGCTGGAGTACCCTGAGCGCCCCGCCAGTAGGGCCAACACCGTGAGAAGCTTCCACCACGAAG AACATTTGGAGAACATCCCAGGGACCAGCGAAAACTCTGCTTTTCGTTTCCTCTTTAACCTCAGCAGCATCCCAGAGAACGAGGTGGTCTCTTCCGCAGAGCTTCGACTCTTCCGGGAGCAGGTGAACCAGGGCCCCGATTGGGAGCAGGGCTTTCACCGAATAAACATTTATGAGGTTATGAAGCCCCCGGCAGAAGTGGTGCCTGGGCACCTCATCACACGACTACTGGACACGAGACTGGTCCACCACAACGTGACACGGTGGGAAACTTTTGATGTGAGCCCTGCGGTCCTTCGCTGGACCCGGGAGAAGCAGCCGAACTATGGGCTGGCCATTGAGGTGACTCACCTCCATCAGACACGGACCCACCAGGGCCAGCATGTCAGGATTAGCCGATCGTTACCTCAAGGGAGTGGGGATTGGGCCCAGCTCCGGCCCCTCCTGGTCACTTTTGGCCATGATGGCCGAGGACACGCCTTGACCCGACGCCAGAGGGCCAAACGTAGCCCCAAGCATCACCCACAGCGGGCCCGGAAGAAGAATAAGAACTGTCGTCGCCACTCGCTCTACGTGGACTTCAGCGATGTGGGCTGGAACGATTGGATTGTGGCCCCACCAGGCTACCAGGCCTTCTACTGCCACGGGGACTGCCCCTTTCCACTGGCCGACCACCTCAATTCCACCAACCATGCCATTGTGCAGACTCTGGTCAACTCTGTCAACTCCAGTATCCCCAAAGCCTGTTGTGTTCCCACTGAATTGAGCGCCATCTCCATGCTGTACCTGGATGAGTATGACAAGGTGGTACTGAAAAATTATCAAGAGATGGTAGTAGAGGGATGTGGGTGCCGCTGA